In the Ruminococcus sp. OA3 genome, one interval contains:
- a CDS encoding type II CAAX endopeptidase family protein produces MMQEDLGLREMPVVTRQDRKYFSKIGIAFFIGTLLIVAIQGVSVVLISWWKPEWLGNNTGSLLVSSLPMYLVAMPLMILIITRVKPQKVITQRQMSAGQMTVAFIMSYAILYVSNLAGTFITAIIGFLKGSGVSNVMADAVVGTNRWVIFVLMVLCAPVYEEFIFRKLLIDRTAVYGEGVAVLISGLMFGLFHGNLNQFAYAFLLGIFFAFIYVKTGRIRYTVILHMLINFLGSVVATWVMEAFDVGEMEKAVELYQNSPAEGMAAMQSVLPGIALAGGYVLLIFGIVIAGIVLLIVFRRKFRLMPGEVTIPKGKRFKTIVVNLGMLLFCGFWLVQMILQLVM; encoded by the coding sequence ATGATGCAGGAGGATTTGGGATTGCGGGAAATGCCGGTTGTGACGAGACAGGACAGGAAATACTTTTCTAAGATTGGAATAGCATTTTTTATAGGGACATTACTGATTGTTGCAATACAGGGAGTGTCTGTCGTGCTGATCAGCTGGTGGAAACCAGAATGGCTGGGGAACAATACGGGTTCCCTGCTGGTGAGTTCGCTGCCGATGTATCTGGTTGCGATGCCTCTGATGATTTTAATCATAACCCGTGTGAAGCCACAAAAAGTGATAACTCAGCGGCAGATGTCGGCGGGGCAGATGACAGTGGCTTTTATCATGTCTTATGCGATTCTATATGTGAGTAATCTGGCGGGGACATTCATAACTGCGATCATCGGTTTTTTAAAAGGGTCCGGGGTGAGCAATGTTATGGCGGATGCCGTGGTCGGTACAAACCGCTGGGTTATTTTTGTGCTAATGGTACTCTGTGCACCTGTTTACGAAGAATTTATATTCCGTAAGCTTTTGATTGACCGGACAGCAGTATACGGGGAAGGCGTGGCTGTTTTGATCTCGGGATTGATGTTCGGACTGTTTCACGGTAATCTGAATCAGTTTGCCTACGCATTCCTGCTGGGAATCTTCTTTGCTTTCATCTATGTAAAAACCGGGAGAATCCGGTATACGGTCATACTGCATATGCTGATTAATTTCCTGGGAAGCGTGGTCGCAACCTGGGTGATGGAAGCCTTTGATGTTGGCGAGATGGAAAAGGCAGTGGAGTTATATCAGAACAGCCCGGCAGAGGGAATGGCCGCAATGCAGTCTGTATTGCCGGGAATTGCCCTGGCAGGGGGATATGTGCTGTTGATATTTGGGATTGTGATAGCCGGAATTGTACTGTTGATCGTTTTTCGCAGAAAATTCAGACTTATGCCCGGAGAAGTGACGATACCGAAAGGAAAACGATTTAAAACGATTGTGGTAAATTTGGGAATGCTGTTGTTCTGTGGCTTCTGGCTGGTGCAGATGATCCTGCAGCTTGTGATGTGA
- a CDS encoding glycosyltransferase family 2 protein yields MDKISIVIPCFNEEEVLPAYFEAMEKVMGQMDSCSFELLFIDDGSSDRTLPVLKELNQKDKRCKYFSFSRNFGKEAAIYAGLSNVSGDYVAVMDADLQDPPSLLPKMYQILKTEDYDSVATKRSNRDGEPVVRSFLSREFYRFINRISRTEIVNGARDYRLMKSGMAKAVVSMSEYNRFSKGIFEWVGFRTKWLEYPNIERAAGETKWSLKKLFCYSLEGITGFSVAPLSLASFAGVAFCGLAFLMIIIIIIKTLLFGDPVGGWPSLACLIFFVSGIQLFCTGIVGQYLAKTYLECKHRPIFILKESSEKAVECQNAGGNPYEAA; encoded by the coding sequence ATGGATAAGATATCAATTGTCATACCATGTTTTAATGAGGAGGAGGTACTCCCGGCATATTTCGAGGCAATGGAGAAAGTAATGGGTCAGATGGACTCATGCAGTTTTGAGCTGCTGTTTATCGATGACGGTTCCAGCGACCGTACTCTTCCGGTTTTAAAAGAACTGAATCAAAAGGACAAGCGCTGCAAATACTTTTCATTTTCCAGAAATTTTGGAAAAGAGGCCGCTATCTATGCTGGTCTTTCCAATGTTTCAGGAGATTATGTTGCAGTTATGGACGCAGATCTTCAGGATCCCCCGTCGCTGCTGCCGAAAATGTATCAGATTTTGAAAACCGAAGACTACGACAGTGTCGCTACGAAGCGTTCCAACCGCGACGGAGAGCCCGTGGTCCGTTCGTTTTTATCCAGGGAATTCTACCGGTTCATCAACCGTATTTCCAGGACTGAAATCGTAAACGGCGCCAGAGACTACCGTTTGATGAAGTCCGGTATGGCAAAAGCCGTTGTCTCAATGAGCGAATATAACCGTTTTTCCAAGGGAATCTTTGAGTGGGTTGGGTTTCGCACCAAATGGCTGGAGTATCCGAATATCGAACGGGCAGCAGGCGAGACCAAGTGGTCTTTAAAAAAACTGTTCTGTTATTCACTGGAGGGAATCACCGGTTTTTCTGTTGCACCGCTGTCGCTGGCATCGTTTGCCGGTGTTGCGTTCTGCGGCCTTGCATTCCTGATGATCATCATTATCATAATAAAAACACTATTGTTCGGCGACCCGGTCGGCGGTTGGCCGTCACTTGCCTGCCTGATATTTTTTGTCAGCGGGATTCAGCTGTTTTGTACAGGTATTGTGGGACAATACCTCGCCAAAACATATTTGGAATGTAAACACAGGCCAATTTTTATTTTAAAGGAATCCAGCGAAAAAGCAGTTGAATGCCAGAACGCCGGAGGGAACCCTTATGAAGCAGCATGA
- a CDS encoding YfhO family protein: MKQHDDTFSRNKHIMCGVLLASVLILGCACVLSNGIFGSKVDWISQHSVLPDYFRQLFYKTGQLFPNFAPDIGGGQNIYNFSYYGLFSPLILMSYMLPFVKMADYIMAVSVLGLAASVYLFYTWLVKRGFSVWISFSCSLLFLLAAPMIYHSYNQWMFINYMPFLCLGFLGTDRLVDRRRSGLLIVAVFLMIMTSFYFSIGGMGALFLYGLHRFLQENKAPLTASLWIQSITRLLCPLIAAVCMAGILLIPSAAAIFGSSRPSSQTVSAAQLLIPELKIMRLLYSPYGLGLTSLVVTVLITGAFWKRAGERILIWGLIALFIIPAAGYLLNGGLYEKDKVFIPFLPLLCYVIAYYMKKVYQVKANGSFRAKMLYLLPYLFVIFLLFISRHQEQYQNYWKFILIDAAVLLAAICPCLYLNKLTAPLPVLLSCGFLFSYCMIYHGAADMAVSREFYEELTSSDISDTISSIGDDLSGFRLEQSGTHTENSANFNRVHADGQKISSLYSSACNPYYRTFREETFDLEQPYRNYLMQGVSQNPLFRRLMGVKYILSEDAQFDYQKRSTENGISVWENRNTAPIGYVTDRLISDQDYENLSFPHSQLIFSQASVVPDSNIPASGKSAQKKIDVSATQFVLPKQKDSVLDIQATDSGYEIHAAKKARIDVQLPDGTKSGDLLFLQFQIENLNPEKDISIKIGTVNNKLTSVNHDYYNSNTTFTYVLGIGNGKTSLPVTFKKGDYRITDMHACSVSSDVLNDNSLYSQPFQIDEAQSGGDVMTGTVTAEQSGWFISSVPYDRNFKITVDGQTVQPQKVNTAFLGFPLAQGEHQIEIRYRAPGKTAGWFCTFTGILLCIFCVRQRRSPLNS; the protein is encoded by the coding sequence ATGAAGCAGCATGACGATACTTTTAGCAGAAACAAGCACATTATGTGCGGTGTTCTGCTAGCATCCGTCCTGATTCTTGGCTGTGCCTGCGTGCTGAGTAACGGCATTTTCGGTTCCAAAGTAGACTGGATCAGCCAGCACAGCGTACTGCCGGATTATTTCCGGCAGCTGTTCTATAAGACAGGGCAGCTTTTTCCAAATTTTGCTCCGGACATCGGCGGAGGGCAGAACATCTATAATTTTTCTTATTACGGTTTGTTCAGCCCGCTGATCCTGATGTCGTATATGCTTCCATTCGTGAAGATGGCAGATTACATCATGGCCGTCAGTGTTCTCGGGCTTGCAGCTTCTGTTTACCTGTTTTATACCTGGCTGGTAAAACGGGGTTTTTCGGTCTGGATCAGCTTTAGCTGCTCACTGTTGTTCCTGCTGGCAGCTCCCATGATTTATCACTCTTATAATCAGTGGATGTTCATAAATTACATGCCATTTCTGTGTCTTGGTTTTCTGGGAACAGACCGCTTGGTCGACCGGCGCAGGTCCGGATTGCTGATCGTGGCTGTATTTCTGATGATCATGACGAGCTTCTACTTTTCAATAGGCGGTATGGGTGCTCTATTTTTATATGGACTGCACCGCTTTCTTCAGGAAAACAAAGCACCGCTCACTGCTTCCCTGTGGATACAGAGTATTACCAGGCTTCTGTGCCCCCTGATAGCCGCAGTATGCATGGCCGGCATTTTGCTGATACCTTCAGCAGCCGCGATTTTCGGGAGCAGCAGACCGTCTTCGCAGACCGTCTCCGCCGCACAGCTGCTGATACCGGAACTGAAAATCATGCGCCTTCTGTACAGCCCCTATGGACTGGGGCTGACTTCACTTGTCGTGACAGTTCTGATAACAGGAGCGTTCTGGAAGAGGGCAGGCGAGCGGATTTTAATCTGGGGACTGATCGCCCTTTTCATAATCCCTGCCGCAGGATATCTGCTGAACGGCGGACTGTATGAAAAGGATAAGGTGTTTATTCCCTTTCTCCCGCTTCTATGCTATGTTATTGCATATTATATGAAGAAGGTATATCAGGTCAAAGCCAACGGCTCTTTCCGGGCAAAAATGCTGTACCTGCTGCCATATCTGTTCGTCATTTTTTTATTGTTTATCAGCAGACATCAGGAGCAATACCAGAATTACTGGAAGTTTATCCTTATCGACGCAGCCGTTCTGCTTGCAGCGATTTGTCCCTGTCTCTATCTGAATAAACTGACCGCACCTCTTCCGGTACTCCTGTCATGCGGCTTTCTGTTCAGTTACTGCATGATCTATCACGGTGCCGCAGATATGGCCGTATCACGTGAATTTTATGAGGAACTTACCAGTTCCGATATTTCTGATACGATTTCCTCCATCGGCGATGATCTGTCCGGATTTCGTCTGGAACAGAGCGGAACGCACACAGAAAATTCTGCAAACTTTAACAGGGTGCATGCTGACGGTCAGAAGATCTCCTCTCTGTATTCTTCAGCCTGCAACCCGTATTACAGAACATTCCGTGAGGAAACATTTGATCTGGAACAGCCTTATCGCAACTATCTCATGCAGGGCGTATCCCAGAATCCCCTGTTTCGACGGCTGATGGGAGTAAAATATATCCTGAGTGAGGATGCACAGTTCGATTATCAAAAACGGAGCACTGAAAACGGCATATCTGTCTGGGAAAATAGAAATACAGCTCCCATCGGTTATGTCACTGACCGTCTGATCTCAGACCAGGATTACGAAAATTTAAGCTTTCCTCACAGTCAGCTCATATTTTCTCAGGCATCTGTTGTCCCGGATTCCAATATCCCGGCGTCAGGAAAGTCCGCTCAGAAAAAAATTGATGTCAGCGCCACACAGTTCGTTCTTCCGAAACAGAAGGACTCCGTCCTGGATATTCAGGCCACCGACTCAGGGTACGAGATTCACGCCGCTAAGAAAGCCAGGATCGATGTCCAGCTTCCGGATGGAACAAAATCGGGGGATCTGCTGTTTCTGCAGTTTCAGATAGAAAACCTGAATCCCGAAAAGGATATCTCCATCAAAATCGGCACAGTCAACAACAAGCTTACAAGTGTAAATCACGATTATTATAACAGTAATACCACTTTTACCTATGTACTCGGGATTGGAAACGGCAAAACCTCCCTTCCTGTCACATTCAAAAAGGGAGATTACCGGATCACTGATATGCACGCCTGCTCTGTCAGCTCAGATGTCCTGAACGACAACAGCCTTTACAGCCAGCCATTTCAAATCGACGAAGCCCAAAGCGGAGGTGATGTGATGACGGGTACTGTCACTGCAGAACAAAGCGGCTGGTTTATCAGCTCTGTCCCATATGACCGTAATTTTAAAATCACTGTTGACGGACAGACCGTCCAGCCGCAGAAAGTCAACACTGCATTCCTGGGATTCCCGCTTGCGCAGGGTGAACATCAGATTGAGATCCGTTACCGCGCCCCGGGAAAAACAGCCGGCTGGTTCTGCACTTTCACAGGAATTCTGCTCTGCATCTTCTGTGTGCGTCAGCGCCGGTCACCGTTAAATTCATGA
- a CDS encoding UDP-N-acetylglucosamine 1-carboxyvinyltransferase, giving the protein MEQYIIRGGNPLVGEVEIGGAKNAALAILAAAIMTDETVRIDNLPDVRDINVLLEAIERIGATVERVDRHTVTINGATIGDISVDYEYIKKIRASYYLLGALLGKYKKAEVPLPGGCNIGSRPIDQHLKGFRALGASVDILHGAIVARANELNGNHIFLDMVSVGATINIMMAASMAKGRTIIENAAREPHVVDVANFLNSMGANIKGAGTDVIRIKGVDKLHASDYSIVPDMIEAGTYMMAAAATKGDILLKNVIPKHLEATTAKLEEIGCEVEEFDDTIRVIASRRLRRTHVKTLPYPGFPTDMQPQMAVVLALADGTSIVTESIFENRFKYADELARMGADVKVEGNTAIIDGVDRLTGARVSAPDLRAGAALVIAGLAADGITTVDDIMYIQRGYEDFEGKLRGLGADIDRVFSEKEIQKFKLRIG; this is encoded by the coding sequence ATGGAACAATATATAATAAGAGGTGGCAATCCGCTGGTTGGAGAGGTAGAAATCGGTGGAGCAAAAAATGCAGCGCTCGCTATTTTGGCTGCGGCAATTATGACGGATGAAACAGTGCGTATCGATAATCTTCCGGATGTCAGAGACATTAATGTTTTGCTGGAAGCGATTGAAAGAATCGGGGCAACAGTTGAACGTGTTGACCGCCATACGGTGACCATCAACGGAGCTACAATTGGCGATATCAGTGTTGATTACGAATATATTAAAAAAATTCGTGCGTCCTACTATCTGTTAGGCGCACTGCTTGGCAAATACAAGAAAGCGGAAGTACCGCTTCCCGGCGGCTGCAATATCGGAAGCCGTCCGATTGACCAGCACTTAAAAGGGTTCCGTGCGCTCGGCGCATCTGTTGATATCCTGCACGGTGCGATCGTGGCGAGAGCCAATGAATTAAACGGAAATCATATCTTCCTGGATATGGTATCGGTAGGCGCAACGATAAATATCATGATGGCTGCTTCCATGGCAAAAGGAAGGACCATAATCGAAAACGCCGCCAGAGAACCGCATGTTGTTGACGTTGCCAATTTCCTGAACAGTATGGGAGCTAATATTAAAGGTGCGGGTACGGATGTCATTCGTATCAAAGGTGTGGACAAACTGCACGCCAGCGATTATTCTATTGTCCCGGATATGATCGAAGCGGGAACCTATATGATGGCAGCGGCGGCTACCAAGGGAGATATTCTGCTTAAAAATGTGATACCGAAGCATCTTGAGGCGACGACAGCGAAGCTGGAGGAGATCGGATGTGAGGTGGAAGAGTTTGACGATACCATTCGTGTGATCGCTTCCCGGCGTCTCAGAAGAACGCATGTGAAAACACTGCCTTATCCTGGATTTCCGACGGATATGCAGCCGCAGATGGCGGTTGTACTTGCGCTCGCAGACGGGACAAGTATTGTAACCGAAAGTATTTTCGAGAACCGATTTAAATATGCTGATGAGCTTGCGCGTATGGGAGCAGATGTCAAAGTGGAAGGAAATACTGCGATTATAGACGGTGTGGACCGCCTTACGGGTGCCAGAGTAAGTGCACCGGATCTTCGTGCGGGAGCAGCACTTGTAATAGCCGGACTGGCGGCTGACGGCATCACAACGGTAGATGATATCATGTATATTCAGCGCGGCTATGAGGATTTTGAAGGAAAACTCAGAGGGCTTGGCGCAGATATTGACCGTGTGTTCAGCGAAAAGGAAATTCAGAAATTCAAACTTCGGATCGGATAA
- a CDS encoding shikimate kinase, with product MKKEKNNLVLIGMPGVGKSTIGVILAKEIGYQFLDADLLIQQQENRLLKEIIAEEGTDGFILIENRVNASIDAYRTVIATGGSVVYGKEAMEHLREIGTIIYLRLSYASLKRRLHNLRGRGVVQKEGQTLWDIYEERTVLYEQYADLIVDEENKGIEETLQVILDTLIL from the coding sequence ATGAAAAAAGAAAAGAACAATCTTGTATTAATCGGAATGCCGGGTGTTGGAAAAAGCACAATAGGCGTGATTCTGGCAAAGGAAATCGGATATCAGTTTCTGGATGCTGATCTTTTGATCCAGCAGCAGGAAAACCGTCTGCTGAAGGAAATCATCGCAGAAGAAGGGACAGACGGGTTCATTTTGATTGAAAACAGAGTCAATGCGTCCATTGATGCGTATCGCACCGTAATTGCTACAGGAGGGAGTGTAGTATACGGAAAAGAGGCGATGGAACACCTCCGGGAAATCGGAACAATTATTTATTTACGGCTTTCCTATGCATCTTTGAAGAGGCGTCTGCATAACCTAAGAGGTAGAGGGGTAGTGCAGAAAGAAGGACAAACTCTTTGGGATATTTATGAGGAGCGCACGGTGTTGTATGAGCAATATGCAGATTTGATTGTTGATGAAGAAAATAAAGGAATTGAGGAGACGCTGCAGGTGATTCTCGATACATTAATTTTATAA
- a CDS encoding VanZ family protein, with the protein MLSYLLMELSCTTPVIILTGMLCYFVMRIFKCTVKGVHILTVTLFSAILILIFDITGLPSFYDMRWGDAGINLVPFVDFPEGMFQYGMNVLLFLPVGFFLPLLWQKFKSLLRTLLTGLSLSLAIELLQLFTFRAVDIDDLMMNTLGAAAGYLIWGMLQKIFPVFLSHFCSGNCRFWEKHGWLVCIAGCLLLNYFIIPLQYGFVYNLLWA; encoded by the coding sequence ATGCTTTCGTATCTGCTGATGGAATTATCATGTACGACACCTGTTATTATCTTAACAGGTATGTTATGTTATTTTGTTATGCGCATTTTTAAGTGTACCGTAAAAGGTGTCCATATTTTAACTGTCACTTTATTTTCTGCCATCCTGATTCTTATTTTCGATATCACGGGACTCCCCAGCTTCTATGACATGCGGTGGGGAGATGCAGGAATCAATCTGGTGCCCTTTGTTGATTTTCCGGAAGGTATGTTCCAGTATGGCATGAATGTGCTTCTTTTTCTGCCCGTGGGTTTCTTTTTGCCGCTTTTATGGCAGAAATTCAAATCCCTTTTACGGACGCTGCTGACCGGTCTCAGTCTGTCTCTGGCTATTGAGCTGCTTCAGCTTTTTACTTTCCGCGCTGTCGATATTGACGATCTTATGATGAATACACTCGGTGCAGCGGCTGGATATCTGATCTGGGGGATGCTTCAGAAAATTTTTCCTGTCTTCCTGTCACATTTTTGCAGTGGAAACTGCCGATTTTGGGAAAAACACGGGTGGCTGGTCTGCATCGCAGGATGTCTTCTGCTGAATTATTTTATTATTCCGCTTCAGTATGGTTTTGTATATAATCTGTTATGGGCATAA
- a CDS encoding sugar ABC transporter ATP-binding protein, whose product MSNEYVLEMKDISKTFPGVKALDHAHLNLKYGEVLALCGENGAGKSTLMKVLSGVYHADEGSGEIIYQGKPVRYNSPIEAKNDGVVLIFQELSLVMDLTVAENLYLGSLPKKGGRIDWKKMNADAQKVLDELECPAKPTDTISALPIAQQQMVEIARGIALGAKILVLDEPTSSLTEKEKNSLFKIVNKLKTQGVGMVYISHKMDEIFEISDRVLVMRDGKPTGEFVTKDIELDDIVNSMIGRSLDNYYYKCKWNPKEEVLRVENLSLKGYFKDISFNVHAGEVVGFYGLVGAGRTEIMETIFGIRKADSGKIYLEGKEQKIRSSVDAVKAKIGFVTENRKEQGLVLEQSCRDNMALAKLPMISKAGFVDMKASYEIYKEYHDKLQISSPSPEQPVGNLSGGNQQKVVLGKWMTIGPKLLILDEPTRGIDVGSKSEIYRLIAELAEKEGLAVIIISSEMPEVMGISNRVLTIAQGNLTGELVGDEITEETLMRAILITDSTQQA is encoded by the coding sequence ATGAGCAATGAATATGTTCTTGAAATGAAAGATATCAGTAAAACTTTTCCCGGTGTTAAGGCATTGGATCATGCTCATTTGAATCTGAAATACGGCGAGGTACTGGCACTGTGCGGAGAGAACGGTGCGGGAAAGTCAACACTGATGAAAGTGCTTTCCGGAGTATACCACGCTGATGAGGGTTCGGGTGAGATCATTTACCAGGGGAAACCTGTTCGCTACAATAGTCCTATTGAGGCGAAGAATGATGGTGTTGTCTTAATTTTCCAGGAATTATCCTTAGTAATGGATTTAACCGTAGCAGAGAACCTGTATCTGGGCAGCCTGCCGAAAAAAGGCGGCAGGATTGACTGGAAGAAGATGAATGCGGATGCACAGAAGGTTCTGGATGAACTGGAGTGCCCGGCAAAACCGACGGACACGATCTCAGCACTGCCGATCGCACAGCAGCAGATGGTGGAGATCGCCCGTGGAATCGCCCTGGGTGCAAAGATCCTCGTGCTGGATGAGCCGACGTCTTCCCTGACAGAAAAAGAAAAGAATTCTCTGTTTAAGATTGTCAACAAACTGAAAACCCAGGGTGTTGGTATGGTATATATCAGCCACAAGATGGATGAGATTTTCGAGATCAGCGACCGCGTGCTGGTGATGAGGGATGGAAAACCGACCGGTGAATTTGTGACCAAAGACATCGAGCTGGACGACATCGTAAACAGTATGATCGGCCGTTCCCTTGACAATTACTACTATAAATGTAAGTGGAACCCGAAGGAAGAAGTGCTGCGGGTAGAAAACCTGTCCCTGAAGGGATATTTTAAGGATATTTCCTTTAACGTTCATGCCGGGGAGGTTGTGGGATTCTACGGCCTGGTAGGAGCGGGGCGTACAGAGATCATGGAGACGATCTTCGGTATCCGCAAGGCGGATTCGGGAAAGATCTACCTGGAAGGCAAGGAGCAGAAGATCCGGTCCAGTGTGGATGCGGTAAAGGCAAAGATCGGGTTTGTTACGGAGAACCGTAAGGAACAGGGCCTGGTGCTGGAGCAGTCGTGCCGTGACAACATGGCGCTGGCGAAACTGCCGATGATCTCAAAAGCCGGTTTTGTGGATATGAAGGCGTCGTATGAGATTTATAAGGAATACCATGATAAACTGCAGATCAGTTCTCCGAGTCCTGAGCAGCCGGTTGGAAATCTTTCCGGTGGTAATCAGCAGAAAGTTGTCCTTGGAAAATGGATGACAATCGGACCGAAACTGTTGATTCTGGATGAGCCGACGCGTGGTATTGATGTAGGGTCGAAATCAGAGATATACAGACTGATCGCAGAGCTGGCGGAGAAAGAAGGGCTGGCGGTCATCATCATTTCCTCGGAGATGCCGGAGGTCATGGGAATCAGCAACCGGGTACTGACAATCGCACAGGGTAATCTGACAGGAGAACTCGTGGGTGATGAGATCACAGAGGAAACACTGATGAGAGCAATTCTTATCACGGATTCCACGCAACAGGCATAG
- a CDS encoding ABC transporter permease, whose protein sequence is MSWGNIKKFLSKNTIIPIWIVFFVFAVIFVPGFLNVNNLFNVFNQNAMKGIMAIGMTFVIINSYFDMSTCTLVALAASLACGLEGSIGMIPGIIVALLVGCLVGAINGFLVAYARINAFVVTLAMMLGCRGFGYIYHAEQSLIPNHTDAGWAFIDFGAGKIGPLSYISIIFIVLLLLAHYVLKYTTHGRNTYAIGGNENSAFNAGINYKRTTFINFVICGFTGALGGILYAAFAGSSTPTLGWPDMHMLVIAGVVLGGCKLTGGVGNIWYTLGGIMLLGVINNMMNLLNVQTYVNRLVTGLIMIGVLYLDKVMMHKKTKKANLE, encoded by the coding sequence ATGAGCTGGGGAAACATTAAAAAATTTCTGTCTAAGAACACGATCATACCAATCTGGATTGTATTTTTCGTATTTGCAGTCATCTTCGTGCCTGGATTCCTGAACGTGAACAACCTGTTCAACGTCTTTAACCAGAACGCCATGAAGGGTATTATGGCGATAGGTATGACATTTGTAATCATCAACAGCTACTTTGATATGTCAACGTGTACGTTGGTAGCATTGGCAGCATCCCTTGCCTGCGGCCTGGAAGGGAGCATCGGAATGATCCCCGGAATCATCGTGGCATTGCTGGTAGGGTGCCTGGTAGGTGCCATCAACGGATTCCTGGTAGCATATGCAAGAATCAACGCATTCGTCGTTACCCTGGCGATGATGCTTGGGTGCCGGGGATTCGGATACATATACCATGCGGAGCAGTCCCTGATCCCGAACCATACGGATGCAGGGTGGGCATTCATTGATTTCGGAGCGGGAAAGATCGGGCCGTTATCGTATATCAGCATTATCTTCATCGTACTGCTGCTTCTGGCGCACTATGTGCTGAAATATACGACACATGGGCGAAATACCTATGCGATAGGAGGAAACGAGAACTCTGCGTTTAATGCAGGAATCAATTATAAACGGACAACGTTTATCAACTTTGTGATCTGCGGTTTTACAGGAGCACTGGGAGGAATCCTGTATGCAGCGTTTGCAGGATCCTCGACCCCGACGCTGGGATGGCCGGATATGCACATGCTGGTAATTGCGGGCGTTGTACTGGGCGGATGTAAGCTGACAGGGGGAGTAGGAAACATCTGGTATACCTTAGGAGGTATCATGCTGCTGGGAGTGATCAACAATATGATGAACCTTCTGAACGTACAGACATACGTGAACCGTCTGGTGACGGGCCTGATCATGATCGGGGTCCTGTACCTGGATAAGGTCATGATGCATAAGAAAACCAAAAAAGCGAACCTTGAGTAA
- a CDS encoding ABC transporter permease translates to MESQSNKNFLTTLKKQGIVFAMILVYVVFAVISKQFRTPDNFVLIFRQVATIAVMGAGMTFVIIGGNFDLSVGSLLSLCSVICIDLHDKIGPVPAILVTLVVGMASGVISGYLCGYLRLNSMIVTLGMMNVLQALAMMYTNGQFVQMADSNAWFTKIGKGSIGPVPISTIIMALFIIIMGIVLTKTVYGHHVMSVGGNDEACRYSGINDKLVILKTFVLSGLATAVGAIMLCSRGAAAQATIGETYEFDVISGVILGGASLSGGSGSVYKTFVGVMILGILKNGFVIVGLPYYLQWVAQCVVILIAVYMDIMTKRKKGV, encoded by the coding sequence ATGGAGTCTCAAAGCAACAAGAATTTTTTGACCACTCTGAAAAAGCAGGGTATAGTGTTTGCGATGATACTGGTCTATGTGGTATTTGCGGTAATATCCAAACAGTTTCGTACGCCAGACAACTTTGTTCTGATTTTCAGGCAGGTGGCCACCATCGCCGTAATGGGTGCAGGTATGACATTCGTCATCATCGGAGGGAACTTCGACCTGTCCGTCGGCTCCCTGCTGTCACTGTGCAGCGTCATCTGTATTGACCTGCATGACAAGATCGGGCCGGTCCCGGCGATCCTTGTGACGCTGGTAGTCGGTATGGCATCCGGTGTGATCAGCGGATATCTGTGCGGGTATCTCAGGCTGAATTCCATGATCGTTACCCTGGGTATGATGAACGTACTGCAGGCGCTGGCGATGATGTATACGAACGGCCAGTTTGTGCAGATGGCAGACAGCAACGCGTGGTTTACGAAGATCGGAAAGGGAAGTATCGGCCCGGTCCCGATTTCCACCATCATCATGGCGCTGTTTATCATCATCATGGGAATCGTGCTGACCAAGACCGTATACGGGCATCATGTGATGTCGGTGGGAGGAAATGATGAAGCGTGCCGTTACAGTGGAATCAACGATAAGCTGGTGATCCTGAAGACGTTTGTACTGTCGGGCCTTGCGACGGCAGTGGGTGCGATCATGCTGTGTTCGCGGGGTGCGGCGGCGCAGGCTACGATCGGTGAAACTTATGAATTTGATGTTATCTCAGGAGTCATCCTTGGAGGTGCATCCTTAAGCGGAGGAAGCGGAAGTGTCTATAAGACTTTCGTGGGAGTGATGATCCTTGGTATCCTGAAAAACGGATTCGTGATCGTGGGTCTGCCTTATTACCTGCAGTGGGTGGCACAGTGTGTAGTAATTCTGATAGCGGTATATATGGATATCATGACAAAAAGAAAGAAGGGTGTGTAA